A single region of the Natronorubrum daqingense genome encodes:
- a CDS encoding ABC transporter ATP-binding protein: MSSDTAEDISRRDKIDALLDVARFSPKFTALIVGLGLLAAVLEGIGLSFILPIIEIVQTDDPAAEADGLMEAFVVVYETLGVPFELGFVVVGVTVVMTVRYTASFLVGWLREALRTYYIRDLQVRAFDNALDAEVKYFDEEGSDDILNAIVTQTYYAGRVIRRVIKVIEQLFLSLAYLVIALVMAPMLTLISVVILGGLTVLLRGVMEGGYDLGDEVADANERRQEAAQAGTQGIRDVRIFGLAAELRENFLDAVDQYTTARIKLRRNEAAINNFYNLGVAVSVFILIYIALTFADLSIGALGVFLFAMMQLGPKVSALNEYYYKVENDLPHLVRTQQFIRDLENREAINDPTRDVPDAVDRLEFDDVEFSYDGNERVLDGISFEVEKGEFVAFVGQSGAGKSTIVSLLARLYEIDRGEIRANDVPIGEMDADEWRDRVSIVRQDPFIFNDTLEYNLTIGNRDVTQGEIERACAIAKVDEFVDDLPDGYDTVLGDDGTRLSGGQKQRVSLARALLEDTELLILDEATSDLDSSLEQEVQAAIERMDRDYAMIAIAHRLSTVENADRIYTLSEGEVIESGQHGELIERDGQYADLYAIQSQ; the protein is encoded by the coding sequence ATGTCCTCCGACACCGCCGAGGATATCTCTCGACGTGACAAAATCGATGCACTGTTAGATGTCGCTCGGTTCAGTCCGAAGTTCACGGCGCTCATCGTCGGCCTCGGATTGCTCGCCGCGGTTCTCGAGGGGATCGGTCTAAGTTTTATCCTACCGATCATCGAAATCGTGCAGACGGACGATCCGGCCGCGGAAGCCGACGGACTGATGGAAGCGTTCGTCGTGGTCTACGAGACGCTCGGCGTGCCATTCGAACTCGGATTCGTGGTCGTCGGCGTTACGGTCGTGATGACCGTCCGGTATACGGCGAGTTTCCTCGTCGGCTGGCTGCGCGAAGCCCTCCGAACCTACTACATCCGCGATCTGCAGGTGCGAGCGTTCGACAACGCCCTCGACGCTGAAGTGAAGTACTTCGACGAGGAGGGCTCCGACGACATCCTCAACGCGATCGTTACCCAGACCTACTACGCCGGCCGGGTGATCAGGCGAGTCATCAAGGTCATCGAGCAACTGTTCCTCTCGCTTGCGTACCTCGTCATCGCACTGGTGATGGCACCGATGTTGACGCTGATCTCCGTCGTTATCCTCGGCGGACTGACGGTCCTGTTGCGCGGCGTGATGGAAGGGGGATACGATCTCGGAGACGAGGTCGCCGACGCGAACGAGCGACGACAGGAAGCCGCCCAGGCGGGAACCCAGGGGATCCGCGACGTGCGGATCTTCGGGCTCGCCGCCGAACTCCGCGAGAACTTCCTCGACGCCGTCGACCAGTACACGACCGCCCGCATCAAACTCCGGCGCAACGAGGCGGCGATCAACAACTTCTACAACCTCGGCGTCGCGGTCTCGGTCTTCATCCTCATCTACATCGCCCTGACCTTCGCCGACCTGTCGATCGGTGCGCTCGGCGTGTTCCTGTTCGCGATGATGCAACTCGGACCCAAAGTGAGCGCGCTCAACGAGTACTACTACAAGGTCGAAAACGACCTCCCACACCTCGTCCGGACCCAACAGTTCATCCGCGACCTCGAGAACCGTGAGGCGATCAACGATCCCACGCGCGACGTTCCCGACGCGGTCGACCGTCTCGAGTTCGACGACGTCGAGTTCTCGTACGACGGCAACGAACGCGTCCTCGACGGAATCAGCTTCGAGGTCGAGAAAGGCGAGTTCGTCGCCTTCGTCGGACAGTCCGGCGCTGGCAAGTCGACTATCGTCTCGCTGCTCGCCCGCCTGTACGAGATCGATCGCGGCGAGATCCGCGCGAACGACGTTCCGATCGGCGAGATGGACGCCGACGAGTGGCGCGATCGGGTCTCGATCGTCCGCCAGGATCCGTTCATCTTCAACGATACGCTCGAGTACAACCTCACGATCGGCAACCGGGACGTGACCCAGGGCGAGATCGAGCGAGCCTGCGCGATCGCGAAAGTCGACGAGTTCGTCGACGACCTCCCGGACGGGTACGATACCGTCCTCGGAGACGACGGAACCCGACTCTCGGGCGGACAAAAACAACGCGTCTCGCTCGCGCGGGCGTTACTCGAGGACACCGAATTGCTGATCCTAGACGAGGCGACGAGCGATCTGGACTCGAGCCTCGAGCAGGAGGTCCAGGCGGCGATCGAGCGGATGGACCGCGACTACGCGATGATCGCGATTGCCCACCGGCTCTCGACCGTCGAGAACGCCGACCGGATCTACACCCTCTCCGAAGGCGAGGTCATCGAGTCGGGACAACACGGCGAACTGATCGAGCGGGACGGCCAGTACGCGGACCTGTACGCGATCCAGTCGCAGTGA
- a CDS encoding AAA family ATPase, whose protein sequence is MTDPSHRRTDSSPHETDPPHVEFIGPPGAGKSAIHRRLIEDSRYYGELYEDAVERLLVAESGRRYRLAYRLLPSLVTSPLETLFVQTPVQRRMFAAFVAERPAFSDALYRARQAATHDPDQVVSLLQYAAERYQLGVATVRPDETLCLDEGFMMGAVSVLWRSGRNRNQNRFSVDEYLADVPTPKTLVHVTAPTEVCLRRQRERDELVSETHDMGAVEAAQRRHEDACSRVLDAAAERESITTVTVANTAALEDVVDEVEGLLE, encoded by the coding sequence ATGACCGATCCATCCCATCGCCGGACCGATTCGTCCCCGCACGAGACCGACCCGCCACACGTCGAGTTCATCGGTCCGCCGGGTGCGGGCAAGTCCGCGATCCATAGACGGCTGATCGAGGATTCCCGGTACTACGGCGAACTCTACGAGGACGCCGTCGAACGGCTGTTAGTCGCAGAATCCGGACGCCGATACCGACTCGCGTACCGACTGTTGCCATCGCTGGTCACGTCGCCCCTCGAGACGCTGTTCGTACAAACTCCGGTACAGCGACGGATGTTCGCCGCGTTCGTCGCCGAGCGGCCGGCGTTTTCGGACGCGCTGTATCGCGCTCGGCAGGCGGCAACGCACGATCCGGACCAGGTCGTCTCCCTGCTGCAGTACGCCGCGGAACGGTACCAACTGGGCGTCGCCACTGTCCGTCCGGACGAAACGCTCTGTCTCGACGAGGGGTTCATGATGGGCGCCGTCTCAGTATTGTGGCGAAGCGGACGGAACCGGAACCAGAACCGGTTCTCGGTGGACGAGTACCTCGCGGACGTTCCGACGCCGAAGACGCTCGTTCACGTCACCGCGCCCACGGAGGTCTGTCTCCGTCGACAGCGCGAACGAGACGAACTCGTCTCGGAAACGCACGACATGGGTGCGGTCGAAGCAGCCCAGCGACGACACGAGGACGCGTGCTCGAGGGTGCTCGACGCCGCGGCCGAGCGAGAGTCGATTACGACGGTGACCGTCGCGAACACAGCGGCCCTCGAGGACGTCGTCGACGAGGTCGAGGGGTTACTGGAGTAG
- a CDS encoding sugar transferase, whose amino-acid sequence MLVSRDYRSEAAAGTVVLAFAAAVVASLLTGESAALVGVPVSTVALTGAVVGVALVSLYTPRPRTVTTLVGHTGRQVAIACLALGTLDVAGVAAAPDLATALVTGALLAPVLPIWYGSCRRRSESQRILVVGDDPALLEETIRSLPVAPIGFLSPALSERPADGESSGKGTSTEGAEQAEPVIMTDGGLAVDDRVDSIAGVDRLEGLSRLESVLRERDVDTVALAFEQGCREECFGVLRTCHDQGVGALAHESLADLLLVNERVGDDVVRVDLEPWPWYGRATKRAFDIVFAAVGVVVLAPLILVIALAIKRDSPGPVLYNQTRTSELGGTFTIAKFRSMVTDAESDGAQLSEGDAGGVDPRVTRVGRVLRKTHMDEIPQLFSILTGEMSVVGPRPERPELDREIAADGVDWSKRWFVKPGLTGIAQINDVTGFSPTQKLAYDIEYARRQSIWLDGKLVVLQVSSVLADIVDLATDRVGGDDRSSAD is encoded by the coding sequence ATGTTGGTAAGCCGTGATTACCGCAGTGAGGCAGCCGCAGGGACAGTGGTGCTCGCTTTCGCGGCGGCGGTCGTCGCGAGTCTCTTGACCGGCGAGTCGGCCGCACTCGTGGGGGTTCCTGTCTCTACAGTGGCGCTCACTGGGGCGGTCGTCGGCGTTGCACTCGTCTCACTATATACACCGCGGCCACGGACGGTGACGACGCTGGTCGGGCACACGGGTCGTCAGGTTGCGATCGCCTGTCTCGCACTCGGAACCCTCGACGTGGCCGGCGTCGCGGCCGCACCGGATCTCGCGACGGCGCTCGTGACCGGCGCACTCCTCGCTCCCGTGCTCCCAATCTGGTATGGGTCCTGTCGACGCCGGAGCGAGTCACAGCGGATACTCGTCGTCGGCGACGATCCCGCACTGCTCGAGGAGACGATCCGATCGCTGCCGGTCGCGCCGATCGGGTTTCTCTCGCCGGCGCTTTCCGAGCGACCGGCCGACGGGGAATCCTCGGGGAAAGGGACGTCCACCGAGGGTGCGGAGCAGGCGGAGCCCGTCATCATGACTGACGGCGGACTCGCGGTCGACGACCGCGTCGATTCGATCGCTGGCGTCGACCGCCTCGAGGGCCTCTCGCGCCTCGAGTCAGTGCTTCGAGAACGTGACGTCGACACCGTCGCGCTCGCGTTCGAACAGGGGTGTCGCGAGGAGTGTTTCGGCGTGTTGCGAACGTGTCACGATCAGGGGGTCGGCGCACTGGCTCACGAATCCCTCGCCGATCTCCTCCTCGTGAACGAACGGGTCGGTGACGACGTGGTACGCGTCGACCTCGAGCCGTGGCCGTGGTACGGCCGCGCCACGAAGCGCGCGTTCGACATCGTCTTCGCGGCGGTCGGCGTCGTCGTGTTGGCGCCGCTGATCCTGGTCATCGCGCTCGCGATCAAACGCGATTCTCCCGGCCCGGTGTTGTACAACCAGACGCGAACGTCCGAACTGGGCGGCACGTTCACCATCGCGAAGTTCAGAAGTATGGTGACCGACGCGGAGTCCGACGGCGCTCAGTTGAGCGAGGGCGACGCCGGCGGCGTCGATCCGCGAGTCACTCGAGTCGGGCGCGTCCTCCGCAAGACGCACATGGACGAGATCCCGCAACTGTTCTCGATCCTCACGGGCGAGATGAGCGTCGTCGGCCCGCGACCGGAGCGACCCGAACTCGACCGCGAGATTGCAGCCGATGGCGTCGATTGGTCCAAGCGCTGGTTCGTGAAGCCGGGACTGACCGGAATCGCACAGATCAACGACGTCACCGGCTTCAGTCCCACGCAAAAGCTCGCTTACGATATCGAGTACGCCCGCCGACAGTCGATCTGGCTGGACGGAAAACTCGTCGTCCTGCAGGTGTCGTCGGTCCTCGCAGACATCGTCGACCTGGCGACGGACCGGGTGGGGGGCGACGACCGGTCGAGTGCCGACTGA
- a CDS encoding PAS domain-containing sensor histidine kinase encodes MESGPPSSPADGRTDHRNLSRDSGLASLLTAADMASFRLDADGTIIDVNNIFTSVSEYSRTALLEKPFSALLEDETPTFESIIDDGDLPVSTTITLRTHSGTSLSATLYAASVTDDSSGEIVGILDRPTTPSESGSASSLTYGRTFEALAGSLPDGIIVLDEESTIQYANPAVERILGFSPDELVGSSKVTIIPPRLRADHLEALKRYLETGERHLNWTYVELPGQHAAGHEIPLGVSLNDFTYDGDRYFVGLFRDISPRKEAEQTLTTKVSQLETVSYLGRYALENADIDTLLEKASDLIATALAVDCCAIFEHEQGNADEPFTVRSYTGCSERLIDAERSQQSTDVDSLTAAAIAAREPVVVEHLEMDDRFADSTGLAAADIESGVGVTIGRFDDPWGALTVYGSSPQEFANHDVDFLESVATVIASAIERQRYEQRLSETVADLEESNERLEQFAYAASHDLQEPLRMVSSYLQLLERRYADALEEDATEFIEYAVDGADRMREMIDGLLAYSRIDSQGEPFEPVDLEDVLADVLTDLQVQIDQHDAEITATPLPAVRGDPRQLRQLFQNLLSNAIEYRGESPPRIHIDVECHGNRWKLSVHDEGIGMDPEDTDRIFRVFQRLHSRDEFDGTGIGLALCRRIVERHGGEIWAESELGDGATFSFTLPPASTET; translated from the coding sequence ATGGAATCCGGTCCGCCTTCTTCGCCAGCTGACGGACGGACGGACCATCGAAATCTCTCTCGCGACTCCGGGTTGGCGTCACTTCTCACGGCCGCCGATATGGCCAGTTTCCGACTCGACGCCGACGGGACGATTATCGACGTCAACAATATCTTCACGTCGGTGAGTGAATACAGTCGCACAGCACTCCTCGAGAAACCGTTTTCAGCCCTTCTCGAGGACGAGACGCCCACGTTCGAATCCATCATCGACGATGGTGACCTCCCGGTTTCGACGACGATCACCCTTCGAACTCACTCCGGAACGTCGCTCTCGGCGACGCTCTACGCCGCGTCGGTGACTGATGACTCCTCCGGGGAGATTGTCGGTATCCTCGATCGGCCCACGACTCCCTCTGAGTCCGGTTCGGCGTCTTCGCTGACGTACGGCCGCACGTTCGAAGCGCTGGCTGGGTCCCTCCCCGACGGAATCATCGTTCTCGACGAGGAGAGCACGATTCAGTACGCGAACCCGGCCGTCGAGCGGATCCTGGGTTTTTCACCCGACGAGTTGGTCGGCTCGAGCAAGGTTACGATCATCCCGCCGCGGCTTCGAGCGGACCACCTCGAGGCCTTGAAACGCTATCTCGAGACCGGCGAACGCCACTTGAACTGGACGTACGTCGAACTGCCGGGACAACACGCGGCGGGCCACGAGATTCCACTCGGCGTGTCGCTCAACGACTTCACGTACGACGGTGATCGCTACTTCGTCGGCCTCTTTCGCGACATCTCGCCACGAAAGGAGGCCGAACAGACGCTGACGACGAAGGTCTCACAACTCGAGACCGTCTCGTATCTCGGCCGATACGCCCTCGAGAACGCGGATATCGACACGCTCCTCGAGAAGGCGAGCGACCTGATCGCGACGGCATTGGCGGTCGATTGTTGTGCGATCTTCGAGCACGAGCAGGGGAACGCAGACGAACCGTTTACCGTCCGCTCGTACACCGGTTGTTCTGAGCGGCTGATAGACGCAGAACGAAGTCAGCAATCCACGGACGTCGACTCGTTGACGGCGGCAGCGATTGCAGCCCGCGAGCCAGTCGTCGTCGAACACCTCGAGATGGACGACAGATTCGCCGACTCGACGGGGCTGGCAGCGGCCGATATCGAAAGCGGGGTCGGTGTCACTATCGGTCGGTTTGACGACCCGTGGGGTGCGCTCACCGTCTACGGGTCCTCGCCACAGGAGTTTGCGAATCACGATGTCGACTTCCTCGAGAGTGTCGCGACGGTCATCGCGAGCGCAATCGAGCGCCAACGGTACGAACAACGACTCAGCGAAACGGTCGCGGACCTCGAAGAATCGAACGAACGCCTCGAGCAGTTCGCGTACGCGGCGAGTCACGACTTACAGGAACCGCTGCGGATGGTCTCGAGTTATCTGCAGTTACTCGAGCGACGCTACGCGGACGCGCTCGAGGAGGACGCAACGGAGTTCATCGAGTACGCCGTCGACGGCGCGGACCGAATGCGCGAGATGATCGACGGTCTGCTCGCGTACTCTCGCATCGATTCGCAAGGAGAGCCCTTCGAACCCGTCGATCTCGAGGACGTTCTCGCGGATGTTCTGACAGATCTACAGGTGCAAATCGACCAACACGACGCCGAGATTACGGCAACGCCACTGCCGGCGGTCCGAGGCGATCCGAGACAGCTTCGGCAACTGTTTCAGAACCTGCTCTCGAATGCGATCGAGTACCGTGGCGAGTCACCGCCGCGTATCCACATCGACGTCGAGTGTCATGGCAATCGGTGGAAACTATCGGTTCACGACGAGGGTATCGGCATGGATCCGGAGGACACCGACCGCATCTTTCGGGTGTTTCAGCGACTCCACAGCCGTGACGAGTTCGACGGCACGGGAATCGGACTCGCACTCTGCCGGCGGATCGTCGAACGCCACGGTGGGGAAATTTGGGCAGAGTCCGAACTCGGCGACGGGGCGACGTTTTCGTTCACGCTCCCGCCAGCGTCGACGGAGACGTAA
- a CDS encoding protein sorting system archaetidylserine decarboxylase: MNFAPGAWKYALVPLLAAPFAFLISVSASLVALAVGVGTLAFFRDPDRTPPPTGVVSPADGNVSVLREEGERVRLGIFMNVWHVHVVRAPFDGTVTDVEHVSGANRPAFSKESDRNERVHIRLETDADLETASNSSSSSSSSASTSTRSVDNDDPHAKPDEPGSDATVTMIAGAFARRIHPYAERDEELERGDRIGHIAFGSRVDVLFPSAVDLEDVAVEVGDSMTAGETVVLEAPVGGEIELR; encoded by the coding sequence ATGAACTTCGCGCCGGGTGCCTGGAAGTACGCGCTGGTGCCCCTCCTCGCTGCGCCGTTCGCGTTTCTCATCAGCGTGAGTGCGAGTCTCGTCGCGCTCGCCGTCGGTGTCGGGACGCTCGCGTTCTTTCGCGACCCTGACCGGACGCCACCGCCGACGGGCGTCGTCTCGCCGGCCGATGGCAACGTCTCCGTCCTCCGCGAGGAAGGTGAGCGCGTCCGCCTCGGCATCTTCATGAACGTCTGGCACGTCCACGTCGTCCGAGCCCCCTTCGATGGGACCGTGACCGACGTCGAACACGTCTCCGGCGCGAACCGTCCGGCGTTCTCGAAGGAGTCGGATCGGAACGAACGCGTCCACATTCGACTGGAAACGGACGCCGACCTCGAGACGGCCAGTAACTCGAGTTCGAGTTCGAGTTCGAGCGCGTCGACATCGACACGGTCTGTCGACAACGACGACCCACACGCAAAACCCGACGAACCGGGGAGTGACGCGACGGTGACGATGATCGCGGGGGCGTTCGCCCGTCGCATTCACCCCTATGCCGAACGCGACGAGGAACTCGAGCGAGGCGACCGAATCGGTCACATCGCCTTCGGCAGTCGAGTGGACGTGCTGTTCCCGTCTGCGGTGGACCTCGAGGACGTCGCCGTTGAGGTGGGCGATTCGATGACGGCCGGGGAGACGGTGGTGCTCGAGGCTCCGGTCGGCGGGGAGATCGAACTTCGATAG
- a CDS encoding O-antigen ligase family protein, with protein MSTAERDPVTVFTHDWSIARVANGVIYGLFGVYLVLVLLAHTTDSVLAWHLAASTVVLGAILGCRWAVDAFQDARYLWASVLSVLGVSLLTLWMVYQSSSPGLGPGSNRSLGIVVVFLLTIAFFLVVTDAEQYGARDWAAIACFGVLAGVYLAHSLEYYPSSSQSRWPLWAAVVMGSSLFVLPRLVPERVFLWILPRLAAVVVVLGLATYSVGDYTLWLFEVRQYPGSSPSVPGFDPDVMTLQSIFPNPNGLGFLSFAGFVAAAIDFHRSVVAERPISATITAVLAGICGLGLFLSNARAAMLAAAVALVIYVSYAVGGRRVVPVVVASTLLGLFGLIAGMYVDFIGISATNRFELWSASVSAIRDGPLLFGYGSGSESAVIEPYLAGDGAPTPHNSYLSVIIQTGLVGGLAYVGLVAGSIVAGAIDYENVNVAILAFATGWAVHQFFESYTMFDWSLGAVLAALTLGYLLVDD; from the coding sequence GTGAGTACCGCCGAACGAGATCCGGTGACTGTTTTCACCCACGACTGGAGTATAGCGCGGGTCGCGAACGGCGTGATCTACGGACTGTTCGGTGTCTACCTCGTTCTCGTTTTACTCGCGCACACGACCGACTCGGTATTAGCGTGGCACCTCGCCGCCTCGACGGTCGTTCTCGGCGCGATTCTCGGGTGTCGATGGGCCGTAGACGCCTTTCAGGACGCCAGATACCTGTGGGCGAGCGTCCTCTCGGTTCTCGGCGTGTCACTTCTCACACTCTGGATGGTCTACCAGAGCAGTTCACCCGGACTCGGTCCCGGATCGAACCGGTCGCTCGGGATCGTGGTCGTTTTTCTGCTCACCATTGCCTTCTTCCTCGTCGTCACCGATGCCGAGCAGTACGGGGCCCGCGATTGGGCGGCGATCGCCTGCTTCGGCGTCCTCGCCGGGGTCTACCTCGCCCACTCCCTCGAGTACTACCCCTCGAGTTCTCAATCCCGGTGGCCGCTGTGGGCCGCGGTCGTGATGGGAAGCAGCCTCTTCGTCCTTCCTCGGCTCGTTCCCGAGCGGGTCTTCCTCTGGATACTCCCTCGTCTGGCAGCGGTCGTCGTCGTGCTCGGATTGGCCACGTACTCCGTCGGCGACTACACGCTGTGGCTCTTCGAGGTCCGCCAGTACCCCGGCTCTTCCCCGTCGGTCCCCGGCTTCGATCCCGACGTGATGACGCTCCAGTCGATCTTCCCCAACCCGAACGGGCTGGGGTTCCTCTCGTTCGCCGGCTTCGTCGCCGCGGCCATCGACTTCCACCGCTCCGTCGTCGCCGAGCGACCGATTAGCGCAACGATCACCGCCGTCCTCGCCGGAATCTGCGGGCTCGGGCTGTTTCTCTCGAACGCTCGAGCGGCGATGCTCGCCGCGGCGGTTGCCCTCGTGATATACGTGAGCTACGCCGTCGGCGGCCGACGCGTCGTTCCCGTGGTAGTCGCCTCGACTCTGCTCGGCCTGTTCGGACTGATCGCAGGGATGTACGTCGATTTCATCGGCATTTCCGCGACGAACCGCTTCGAACTCTGGTCCGCGAGCGTCAGCGCGATCCGGGACGGCCCGCTACTGTTCGGCTACGGAAGCGGTTCGGAGAGCGCCGTCATCGAACCCTACCTCGCGGGCGACGGCGCGCCCACGCCGCACAACTCCTACCTCTCGGTGATCATCCAGACCGGACTCGTCGGCGGCCTCGCCTACGTCGGCCTCGTCGCCGGCAGCATCGTCGCCGGTGCGATCGACTACGAGAACGTGAACGTCGCGATCCTCGCGTTCGCGACCGGGTGGGCCGTCCACCAGTTCTTCGAGTCCTACACCATGTTCGACTGGTCACTCGGCGCGGTACTCGCGGCGTTGACCCTCGGCTACCTCCTCGTTGACGACTAA
- a CDS encoding phosphatase PAP2 family protein translates to MSRGVGVTEAVREWVPEWTLEGFAVLSVFGDLLVIVPVLGVLYLVTVGRSLARGERDQPLCSDRTAVLIAVVFGGLALIVLLKAVFAFPRPPAEWHAIEPSEHGFPSGHTMAATVFWGALAARFHLGDRASRLAGAGLLVSLVALSRLALGVHYLVDVLASMAFGVVYLAGIAWLARGRPERAFGIAIVIAVLAVVASNGSSRAVLALLGTVGGAVGWYVVERPVVRRRLVTLVQRVN, encoded by the coding sequence ATGAGCCGCGGCGTTGGAGTGACGGAGGCAGTCCGAGAGTGGGTCCCCGAATGGACGCTCGAGGGCTTCGCCGTCCTCTCGGTATTCGGAGATCTGCTGGTGATCGTGCCGGTTCTCGGCGTGCTCTATCTGGTGACAGTCGGCCGAAGCCTCGCCCGTGGAGAGCGAGATCAACCGCTGTGTTCTGATCGAACGGCAGTTCTCATCGCAGTTGTCTTCGGTGGCCTCGCACTGATCGTCCTCTTGAAAGCGGTGTTTGCGTTTCCACGACCACCCGCTGAGTGGCACGCGATCGAACCGAGCGAACACGGCTTTCCTAGCGGCCATACGATGGCCGCCACGGTTTTCTGGGGAGCGCTCGCGGCGCGGTTCCATCTCGGTGACCGAGCGAGTCGCCTCGCTGGTGCAGGGCTACTCGTGTCGCTCGTCGCGCTCTCGAGGCTCGCGTTGGGCGTCCACTATCTCGTCGACGTCCTCGCGTCGATGGCCTTCGGCGTCGTGTACCTCGCGGGAATCGCGTGGCTCGCCCGTGGACGTCCCGAGCGAGCGTTCGGGATAGCGATCGTCATCGCGGTGCTCGCGGTGGTTGCGAGCAACGGAAGTAGTCGGGCCGTGCTGGCACTCCTCGGAACCGTCGGCGGGGCGGTGGGCTGGTACGTCGTCGAACGACCAGTTGTCCGTCGGCGCTTGGTAACGCTGGTTCAGCGAGTGAACTGA
- the aglF gene encoding UTP--glucose-1-phosphate uridylyltransferase AglF: MQAVVLAAGEGTRLRPLTEDKPKGMVEVDDEPILTHCFDRLIELGAEEFVVVVGYLKEKIIDHYGDEYCGVPITYSHQREQHGLAHALLTVEEHIDDDFMLILGDNIFQANLEDVVRRQQEDRADAAFLVEEVPWEEASRYGVCDTNKYGEITDVVEKPDDPPSNLVMTGFYTFTPAIFNACHLVQPSDRGEYEISEAIDLLIQSGRTIDAIGLEGWRIDVGYPEDRDKAERRLQDAISAEPVSD; this comes from the coding sequence ATGCAAGCTGTCGTACTCGCCGCAGGAGAGGGAACCCGACTCCGGCCATTAACCGAGGACAAACCGAAGGGGATGGTCGAGGTCGACGACGAACCGATCCTCACGCACTGTTTCGATCGGCTCATCGAACTCGGTGCCGAGGAGTTCGTCGTCGTCGTGGGCTACCTCAAGGAAAAGATCATCGATCACTACGGCGACGAGTACTGCGGCGTCCCGATCACGTACTCCCACCAGCGCGAACAGCACGGACTCGCTCACGCGTTGTTGACCGTCGAAGAGCACATCGACGACGACTTCATGCTGATCCTCGGCGACAACATCTTCCAGGCGAACCTCGAGGACGTCGTTCGTCGCCAGCAAGAAGACCGAGCAGACGCCGCGTTCCTCGTCGAGGAGGTGCCCTGGGAGGAGGCCTCACGCTACGGCGTCTGTGACACGAACAAGTACGGCGAAATTACTGACGTCGTCGAGAAACCCGACGACCCGCCGTCGAATCTCGTCATGACCGGCTTCTACACGTTTACGCCGGCGATTTTCAACGCCTGTCACCTCGTCCAGCCCTCCGACCGCGGCGAGTACGAGATCAGCGAGGCGATCGACCTGTTGATCCAGAGTGGACGGACGATCGACGCGATCGGTCTCGAGGGCTGGCGAATCGACGTCGGCTACCCGGAGGATCGGGACAAGGCCGAACGGCGGTTACAAGACGCCATCAGCGCCGAACCAGTCTCGGACTGA